One part of the Prunus dulcis unplaced genomic scaffold, ALMONDv2, whole genome shotgun sequence genome encodes these proteins:
- the LOC117613043 gene encoding 60S ribosomal protein L15-2-like → MGAYKYSSELWRKKQSDLMKFVQRVRCWEYRQHPSIVRVTRPTRPDKARLLGYKAKQGYVVYRVRVRRGGRKRPVPKGIVYGKPTNQGVTKLKFQRSLRSVAEERAGRKLAGLRVLNSYWINEDSTYKYFEIVLVDVAHNAIRNDPRINWLCNPVHKHRELRGLTSAGKKYRGLRGKGHLYHKARPSRRATWKRNTTLSLRRYR, encoded by the exons ATGG GAGCTTACAAGTATTCATCGGAGTTATGGAGGAAGAAGCAATCCGATTTGATGAAGTTCGTTCAGAGGGTGCGCTGTTGGGAATATCGCCAGCATCCTTCCATTGTCCGAGTCACAAGACCCACACGCCCTGACAAGGCTCGTCTCTTGGGTTACAAGGCCAAGCAG GGTTATGTTGTTTATCGTGTCCGTGTAAGGCGTGGTGGTCGCAAGAGGCCTGTTCCAAAGGGTATCGTATATGGGAAGCCCACAAACCAGGGTGtgacaaaactaaagtttcaacGCAGCTTGAGGTCTGTCGCGGAGGAGCGCGCTGGCCGAAAATTGGCTGGGCTTAGGGTTCTGAATTCATACTGGATCAATGAG GATTCGACTTACAAGTACTTTGAGATAGTCCTGGTCGATGTTGCTCATAATGCTATCCGAAATGACCCAAGAATCAACTGGCTCTGCAATCCTGTTCACAAGCACAGGGAGCTTCGTGGGCTGACTTCGGCTGGGAAGAAGTACCGGGGTTTGCGTGGAAAGGGGCACTTATACCACAAGGCACGACCATCTCGCAGGGCAACCTGGAAGAGAAACACCACCCTCTCCCTTCGTCGCTACCGTTGA